The following proteins come from a genomic window of Gimesia chilikensis:
- the fae gene encoding formaldehyde-activating enzyme: MSMFVGESLVGEGNEVAHIDLLIGDKNGPVGAAFANALSSQKMGHSNLLAVLTPNLAVKPATVMVTKVTIKGAKQAVQMFGPAQYAVAKAVADSVEAGVIPKDQCEELVIVCGVFIHWEADDDKKIFDYNYEATKEAIARAMKNEPSADEMIAKKSEASHPFYAG; encoded by the coding sequence ATGTCTATGTTTGTCGGTGAGTCACTTGTCGGTGAAGGTAATGAAGTTGCTCATATCGATCTGTTGATTGGTGACAAAAACGGCCCTGTCGGGGCTGCCTTTGCAAACGCCCTGTCCAGCCAGAAAATGGGTCACAGCAACCTGCTGGCTGTTCTGACACCCAACCTGGCCGTTAAGCCCGCCACAGTCATGGTTACCAAAGTGACCATCAAAGGTGCCAAGCAGGCCGTTCAGATGTTTGGTCCTGCTCAGTATGCTGTTGCCAAAGCTGTTGCAGACAGCGTTGAAGCTGGCGTCATCCCCAAAGATCAGTGCGAAGAACTGGTCATCGTCTGTGGCGTCTTCATCCACTGGGAAGCTGACGACGACAAGAAGATCTTCGATTACAACTACGAAGCCACCAAAGAAGCCATCGCACGGGCCATGAAGAATGAGCCTTCTGCTGATGAAATGATCGCCAAGAAGAGTGAAGCATCTCACCCCTTCTACGCCGGCTGA
- a CDS encoding DUF447 domain-containing protein translates to MKKHRIPAEGTLEMILEGMVTSRNQESEYNLAPMGPLVDQEMTQLILRPFQTSRTCQNLKETRCGVFHVVDDVLLLTKAAIGRLESMPETFPAERIEGAVLQSACRWYEFEIESIDDSDLRTVMQARVVHQGRIRDFFGLNRAKHAVLEAAILATRTHLIPQAELLQQYESLAEIVRKTAGPAETEAFRLLEEYVTRAYAELQS, encoded by the coding sequence GTGAAAAAACATCGGATCCCGGCAGAGGGCACATTGGAAATGATTCTGGAAGGCATGGTCACCAGTCGCAATCAGGAGAGCGAGTATAATCTCGCGCCGATGGGGCCGCTGGTCGACCAGGAAATGACCCAACTCATCTTGCGTCCCTTCCAGACTTCACGGACCTGCCAGAATCTGAAAGAGACCCGCTGCGGTGTCTTTCACGTCGTCGATGATGTGCTGCTCCTTACAAAAGCCGCCATCGGTCGATTGGAGTCAATGCCGGAAACATTTCCCGCAGAACGGATCGAAGGGGCCGTACTCCAATCCGCCTGTCGCTGGTATGAATTCGAGATCGAATCGATCGATGATTCTGACCTGCGGACTGTCATGCAGGCCCGGGTTGTGCACCAGGGCCGCATTCGTGACTTCTTCGGTCTCAACCGGGCAAAGCATGCCGTCCTCGAAGCCGCCATCCTGGCCACGCGTACGCATCTGATCCCACAGGCCGAGTTATTACAGCAGTATGAGTCACTCGCCGAAATCGTGCGTAAAACCGCTGGTCCTGCAGAAACAGAAGCCTTCCGTTTACTGGAAGAATATGTCACCAGAGCGTATGCTGAGTTGCAGTCTTAA
- a CDS encoding ATP-grasp domain-containing protein, whose amino-acid sequence MNSQFTHSETDAANLLIAGASTRAAAASALRAGMRPVCVDQFGDQDLHALARVIPRTSAPNDWLHELAALEPMEWIFTGAVENQSELIAQISAQHTLRGCDPDCLSRVRDPFFLQTLLSDNSIRMSPCLPVEAKPADAKNWLLKPLESAAGQGIHFVGERPGENAPAGYCYLQRYQSGAPLSALFIAFPEAVVLVGMALQFCGNPTLGAAAFQFCGGVTISPVPDGLRSDLEELGTTVARGSGIQGLFGCDLIGSPDDEEPLWLTEVNPRYTGLTELFELQSQVPLLGWHLKACRSFADPAAEPDTAGELKTQLERAFREPFQQISKGILYAQRDRTAPEIRFSGIPDDCYAIPESADLPYPGTLIPRGTPFCSVYGTGKNPRESLQVLARRVNKYQQLLAAGELPEESGDNPHTSPGTVKEPENLFFSRFFSSVPGRLSFLEESPD is encoded by the coding sequence ATGAATAGCCAATTTACACATTCCGAAACCGACGCAGCAAACCTGCTGATTGCAGGTGCCAGTACGCGCGCTGCTGCCGCCTCTGCGCTTCGTGCGGGCATGCGTCCCGTGTGTGTCGATCAGTTTGGTGACCAGGATCTGCATGCCCTGGCCCGTGTGATTCCCCGGACATCTGCACCGAATGACTGGCTGCACGAACTGGCTGCCCTGGAACCAATGGAATGGATCTTTACGGGTGCTGTAGAAAATCAAAGTGAACTGATCGCGCAGATCAGCGCGCAGCACACTCTAAGAGGTTGCGATCCTGACTGTCTGAGTCGGGTACGAGATCCGTTTTTTTTACAGACGTTGCTGTCCGATAATTCGATCCGCATGTCCCCCTGTCTGCCTGTGGAAGCGAAACCTGCCGATGCGAAAAACTGGCTCCTGAAGCCACTCGAGAGTGCTGCCGGCCAGGGGATTCATTTCGTGGGCGAACGTCCTGGGGAGAACGCACCGGCTGGCTACTGTTATCTGCAGCGGTATCAGTCGGGGGCTCCCTTGTCAGCGCTGTTTATCGCCTTTCCTGAAGCGGTCGTTCTGGTGGGAATGGCCCTGCAGTTCTGTGGAAACCCGACGCTGGGGGCTGCTGCGTTTCAGTTTTGTGGCGGAGTGACTATCTCGCCGGTCCCAGATGGTTTGCGATCCGATCTCGAAGAACTGGGCACCACCGTCGCCCGGGGCTCTGGGATTCAGGGTCTGTTTGGCTGTGATCTGATCGGGAGCCCGGACGACGAAGAGCCGCTCTGGCTGACCGAGGTCAACCCGCGGTATACCGGGCTGACGGAACTGTTTGAGCTGCAATCCCAAGTGCCGCTATTGGGCTGGCACTTAAAAGCCTGTCGCTCGTTTGCAGATCCTGCAGCAGAGCCGGATACCGCTGGTGAGTTAAAGACACAACTCGAACGGGCCTTCCGAGAGCCATTTCAGCAAATCTCGAAAGGAATCCTGTATGCCCAGCGAGACCGGACGGCTCCTGAGATTCGTTTCTCGGGCATCCCAGACGACTGTTATGCGATCCCCGAAAGCGCCGATCTTCCCTATCCCGGTACTTTGATCCCTCGAGGAACGCCGTTCTGTTCGGTGTATGGGACGGGCAAGAATCCCCGGGAAAGCCTGCAGGTGCTGGCGAGGCGGGTCAACAAATATCAGCAGTTACTGGCAGCAGGGGAATTGCCGGAAGAGTCTGGTGACAATCCGCATACCAGCCCGGGAACAGTAAAGGAACCGGAAAATCTGTTTTTTTCACGTTTTTTCTCAAGCGTCCCGGGAAGACTTTCGTTTCTTGAAGAATCTCCTGATTGA
- a CDS encoding beta-ribofuranosylaminobenzene 5'-phosphate synthase family protein: MSPEVIVTTGSRLHWGLLSLAPRTGREFGGLGLMVEEPALVLSVRSASSQEDQISGSTGSAAKIQAALQVLRASSPDWFGDHCFEITLQSEIPQHSGFGSGTQLSLAVARGLAALMGQDELSSVELAQLVDRGARSALGVYGFDKGGFLIEAGKRDSADISPLVFQAPFPEPWRILLITPQDQAGISGAVEADAIQQLGPMPDALTEKLCRLALMQLAPAVLEQNFSEFTSGLTEFGHLVGEFFAPVQGGVLAHPRMRELEQLLLSQGVEGIAQTSWGPTLSVICPDEGEAESLSSLINSAGYGEECLARIVKPFNQGATLEHRKSV; the protein is encoded by the coding sequence ATGTCACCTGAAGTGATCGTCACCACCGGAAGCCGTCTGCACTGGGGACTGCTTTCGCTCGCCCCCCGCACCGGGCGCGAATTTGGTGGCCTGGGGCTGATGGTGGAAGAACCTGCGCTGGTGCTCTCCGTGAGATCTGCTTCCTCGCAGGAAGATCAGATCTCGGGTAGTACTGGCAGCGCTGCGAAAATTCAGGCCGCGCTGCAGGTACTCCGTGCCAGTTCTCCAGACTGGTTCGGCGATCACTGTTTTGAAATCACGCTCCAGTCTGAAATCCCCCAGCACTCCGGCTTCGGTTCAGGGACACAGCTCAGTCTCGCAGTGGCCCGTGGACTGGCAGCGCTCATGGGGCAGGACGAACTTTCATCGGTCGAACTCGCTCAACTTGTCGATCGTGGTGCACGGTCTGCCCTGGGGGTTTACGGATTCGACAAGGGTGGATTTCTCATCGAAGCCGGAAAACGGGATTCCGCTGATATCAGTCCCCTCGTGTTTCAGGCTCCCTTTCCGGAACCGTGGCGGATTCTCTTAATCACCCCGCAGGACCAGGCTGGCATCTCGGGAGCCGTCGAAGCTGATGCCATTCAGCAGCTGGGGCCGATGCCAGACGCGTTGACGGAAAAGCTCTGTCGTCTGGCGCTGATGCAGCTGGCACCAGCTGTCCTGGAACAGAATTTTTCAGAGTTCACCAGCGGCCTGACAGAATTCGGACATTTAGTCGGTGAATTCTTTGCACCGGTCCAGGGGGGCGTTCTGGCTCATCCCCGGATGCGGGAACTGGAGCAACTACTGCTCTCACAAGGAGTTGAGGGCATCGCCCAGACCTCCTGGGGGCCGACATTATCTGTAATCTGTCCTGATGAGGGAGAAGCAGAGAGTCTCTCAAGTCTAATTAATTCAGCAGGTTACGGCGAAGAATGCCTGGCCCGTATCGTGAAACCGTTCAATCAGGGCGCCACGCTCGAACACCGGAAATCGGTCTGA
- a CDS encoding outer membrane protein assembly factor has translation MRLALSLILVQIIIFGNCINGIIPLIDSVSAQEPQKRSIDLNQSIFDVRVEGNESIPALAILQKTKIQRGRPATRDMVLEDVRLLFATRWFASVVPVYRQTEQGLVLVYKVKERPIVEKVEFRGYKKIKIKRLQATTGLKVGSPFDIAANQESVNRIKQLYVERGYRFAEVKLLKGGDPNDREVIFEIKEGPKVVVSGIKFRGNKFVSDGVLKTKLQTKKAPLGMSFFGGKYDPATIQDDLISLKQYYNGLGFFDVKIDEKVGYNKDKSRVQVEYTINEGKRYKIRDIMIEGNRIFSEEEIREDIKLAAGEYFNSRTLATDVEKLSERYGELGHLFAKVTPQPRFLEAPGEVDLVYSINEDKPYRIRKITAHISGDNPRTKSSVLLNPMMVAPGDLANQRLIAKSKRRIEGNQVFQKGPQDGPRINVTRVNPEREMLASRENDILRGQNADEQQVQKLRYPNLKYRSQTYKQPAPQQNQDLFEGIKTEPVSYQSPQRTGQIFRGQNYDNGIPEPLNPLFGESPLGDPMGTEFPQQQPGWVDLDVYASESRTGRLMFGVGVNSNAGVVGSIVLQEENFDILRPPRSMEDILDGTAWRGGGQRFRAEAVPGDQVSRYLVNWTDPYFLDTNFSLGVSGFYFTRYYTDWDEQRVGGRFSLGRQLTQEWSINTQYRLEDVKLYNPRTPTPAIVQASVGDNLLNTFRISLNHDTRDAAFLPAEGHLLEWAAEQAVGDYTYSRLEANGSQYFTLYKRPDGGGRHILSLSAQLGWTDTDTPVFERYYAGGFQTFRGFEFRGVTPRENGIAIGGRWSFLGSAQYMMPITADEMIQMVFFSDFGTVEEDVSLDQFRVSVGAGLRLTVPAMGPVPVALDFSVPLAKESFDQTQVFSFYVGFTR, from the coding sequence TTGCGATTGGCTCTAAGCCTGATCCTGGTACAGATAATAATCTTCGGAAACTGCATCAACGGAATCATTCCGCTGATTGATTCCGTTAGCGCGCAGGAACCACAGAAGCGTTCTATCGATCTGAATCAGTCAATCTTTGATGTCCGCGTCGAAGGCAACGAATCAATTCCTGCACTCGCCATTCTCCAGAAAACGAAAATTCAACGTGGCCGTCCCGCCACACGCGACATGGTTCTTGAAGACGTCCGCCTGCTGTTTGCCACGCGCTGGTTCGCCAGTGTGGTTCCCGTGTATCGTCAGACCGAACAGGGACTGGTGCTCGTATATAAAGTCAAAGAACGTCCCATCGTGGAAAAGGTAGAATTCCGCGGCTATAAAAAAATCAAAATCAAACGCCTGCAGGCAACCACCGGTTTGAAGGTGGGTTCACCTTTCGATATCGCTGCCAACCAGGAATCCGTTAACCGTATCAAGCAGCTCTACGTCGAACGGGGTTACCGGTTCGCTGAAGTGAAACTGCTCAAGGGGGGAGACCCCAATGACCGCGAGGTCATCTTTGAAATCAAAGAAGGCCCCAAAGTAGTCGTTTCCGGTATTAAGTTCCGCGGCAATAAGTTCGTCAGCGACGGCGTGCTGAAGACCAAGCTGCAGACGAAAAAAGCACCGCTGGGAATGAGCTTCTTTGGCGGTAAGTATGATCCTGCTACGATTCAGGACGACCTGATTTCTCTCAAACAGTACTACAATGGCCTGGGATTCTTTGATGTCAAAATCGATGAGAAAGTCGGTTACAACAAAGATAAATCCCGTGTGCAGGTCGAATACACGATCAACGAAGGCAAACGTTACAAAATTCGTGATATCATGATTGAAGGCAATCGCATCTTTTCGGAAGAAGAGATCCGCGAAGATATCAAACTCGCTGCAGGCGAATACTTCAACAGCCGCACCCTGGCCACCGATGTGGAAAAACTTTCGGAACGCTACGGCGAACTGGGACACCTGTTTGCCAAGGTGACACCGCAGCCCCGTTTCCTCGAAGCCCCCGGTGAAGTCGATCTGGTTTACAGCATCAATGAAGATAAACCTTATCGCATCCGTAAAATTACCGCCCATATTTCCGGCGATAACCCCCGTACAAAAAGTTCGGTTCTCTTGAACCCGATGATGGTCGCACCCGGCGATCTGGCCAATCAGCGTCTGATTGCCAAGAGTAAACGCCGCATCGAAGGTAACCAGGTCTTCCAGAAAGGACCCCAGGATGGACCGCGCATCAATGTGACACGCGTCAATCCAGAGCGGGAAATGCTGGCCAGCCGCGAAAACGATATTCTGCGGGGACAGAATGCAGACGAGCAGCAGGTCCAGAAATTGCGTTATCCTAATCTCAAGTATCGCAGCCAGACTTACAAACAGCCTGCTCCTCAGCAGAATCAGGATCTGTTTGAAGGCATCAAAACCGAGCCCGTTTCTTATCAGTCTCCTCAGCGGACAGGACAGATCTTCCGCGGGCAGAACTATGATAACGGTATTCCGGAACCACTCAATCCGCTGTTTGGGGAAAGCCCCCTCGGCGATCCGATGGGCACCGAGTTTCCTCAGCAGCAACCTGGCTGGGTCGACCTGGACGTCTATGCCTCTGAAAGCCGTACCGGACGTCTGATGTTCGGCGTGGGTGTGAACAGTAACGCCGGTGTGGTCGGTTCGATCGTCCTGCAGGAAGAAAACTTTGACATTCTCCGTCCTCCGCGCAGCATGGAAGATATTCTCGATGGTACTGCCTGGCGTGGTGGCGGACAGCGGTTCCGTGCCGAAGCTGTTCCCGGTGATCAGGTCAGCCGTTACCTCGTTAACTGGACCGATCCCTACTTTCTGGATACTAACTTCAGTCTGGGTGTCAGTGGTTTCTACTTCACCCGTTACTATACCGACTGGGACGAACAACGTGTTGGTGGTCGTTTCTCACTGGGCCGTCAGTTGACTCAGGAATGGTCGATCAACACTCAGTACCGTCTGGAAGACGTCAAACTGTATAACCCACGTACTCCCACCCCCGCCATCGTGCAGGCGTCTGTGGGGGACAACCTGCTGAATACATTCCGCATCTCGCTGAACCATGACACGCGTGACGCCGCGTTCCTGCCAGCCGAAGGTCACCTGCTGGAATGGGCGGCTGAACAGGCAGTGGGCGATTACACTTACAGTCGCCTCGAAGCCAACGGCAGCCAGTACTTCACGTTGTACAAACGACCGGATGGCGGCGGACGCCACATCCTCTCGCTGAGTGCACAGCTCGGCTGGACCGATACTGATACCCCGGTCTTCGAACGTTACTATGCCGGTGGTTTCCAGACCTTCCGCGGCTTCGAATTCCGTGGTGTGACTCCCCGCGAAAACGGCATCGCCATCGGTGGTCGCTGGAGCTTCCTGGGTAGTGCACAGTACATGATGCCGATTACCGCAGACGAAATGATTCAGATGGTCTTCTTCAGTGACTTCGGTACCGTGGAAGAAGATGTTTCCCTGGATCAGTTCCGTGTCTCTGTCGGTGCTGGTCTGCGACTCACGGTTCCCGCCATGGGCCCGGTTCCCGTCGCACTGGACTTCTCTGTGCCTCTCGCCAAAGAGTCTTTCGACCAGACACAGGTCTTCAGCTTCTACGTCGGATTCACTCGCTAA
- a CDS encoding NADP-dependent methylenetetrahydromethanopterin/methylenetetrahydrofolate dehydrogenase: protein MKKILIQLDSSQHASTFDRVVAIDAGVDELMSYHEVTPVNVEALVHGAMFTRGPEDLKNTALFIGGSDTHSGENLLRKVQETFFGPVRVSVMMDSNGCNTTAAAAVLAAGKHLDFSETKALVLGGTGPVGLRAAQLLARRGAEVVLASRSEERAQAACDAIAGLVEDARVQPLSLKDHKQLEAVNQETSLIIAAGAAGVKLLPAACWKPLKNLKVVIDLNAVPPAGIEDVDVMDKATERDGKICYGAIGVGGTKMKIHKAAIRKLFEANDLILDTEEIYQIGVELQS from the coding sequence ATGAAAAAAATACTGATTCAACTGGATTCCAGTCAGCATGCCAGCACGTTTGATCGCGTCGTCGCCATTGATGCCGGCGTGGATGAATTGATGAGCTATCACGAAGTGACTCCCGTCAACGTCGAAGCACTCGTGCATGGTGCCATGTTTACCCGCGGACCGGAAGATCTCAAAAACACCGCACTCTTTATCGGAGGCAGTGATACCCATTCGGGTGAAAACCTGCTGCGAAAAGTTCAGGAAACATTTTTTGGACCCGTGCGGGTTTCGGTCATGATGGATTCCAATGGCTGCAATACCACCGCAGCCGCAGCCGTGCTCGCGGCAGGCAAGCATCTCGATTTCTCGGAAACCAAAGCGCTGGTGCTCGGCGGCACCGGCCCCGTCGGTCTCCGCGCGGCACAACTGCTGGCCCGTCGTGGCGCTGAAGTGGTCCTCGCCTCCCGCTCCGAAGAACGAGCCCAGGCTGCCTGTGATGCGATTGCCGGACTCGTCGAAGACGCCCGGGTGCAACCGCTGTCGCTGAAAGACCACAAACAACTGGAGGCCGTCAACCAGGAGACCAGCCTGATCATCGCTGCCGGAGCAGCCGGCGTAAAACTTCTCCCCGCAGCCTGCTGGAAGCCCCTGAAGAATCTCAAGGTTGTCATCGACTTAAACGCAGTTCCACCTGCCGGCATCGAAGATGTCGACGTCATGGACAAAGCCACTGAGCGGGACGGAAAAATCTGTTACGGTGCCATCGGGGTCGGCGGGACTAAGATGAAAATTCACAAGGCCGCTATCCGTAAGCTCTTCGAAGCCAATGATCTCATTCTCGATACCGAGGAGATCTATCAGATCGGCGTCGAACTGCAGTCCTGA
- a CDS encoding RNA polymerase sigma factor: MNQKLDDATIMKRVCAGEYLLFDELVLRYHQRLLRFAWSKYGNQCAAEDLVQEAFLAAYAARETYNPAFAFSTWLWTIFLNLCRRHYKREMKQPREVVRSALGTSEEIRIPEPSSTETPLQTALRTEQFELLVTYLADLPEVQADALRLRFFGGLKFSEIALTMECSLSAAKIRVKNGLLQLAQRFSEETPSEGEVS, from the coding sequence ATGAATCAGAAACTGGACGATGCCACCATCATGAAGCGCGTCTGTGCAGGAGAATATCTCCTGTTCGACGAACTCGTGTTGCGCTATCATCAGCGTCTGTTACGCTTCGCCTGGAGCAAATACGGGAACCAATGTGCTGCGGAGGACCTCGTGCAGGAAGCATTCCTGGCCGCCTATGCAGCCCGGGAGACTTACAATCCTGCCTTTGCTTTTTCAACCTGGCTCTGGACAATCTTCCTGAACCTCTGTCGTCGGCATTACAAGCGGGAAATGAAGCAACCCCGCGAAGTCGTGCGGTCTGCATTGGGAACCAGCGAAGAAATCAGGATTCCCGAGCCCAGTTCGACCGAAACACCCCTGCAGACCGCTCTCAGAACCGAGCAGTTTGAACTGCTGGTGACTTACCTGGCTGATCTGCCGGAAGTCCAGGCGGATGCACTCCGTCTGCGGTTTTTTGGAGGACTGAAATTCTCTGAAATTGCTCTGACGATGGAATGCAGTCTTTCGGCTGCCAAAATACGTGTGAAAAATGGATTGCTTCAACTGGCTCAGCGTTTTTCTGAAGAGACCCCTTCAGAAGGAGAAGTCTCATGA
- a CDS encoding DUF1501 domain-containing protein — MGSLSFVGLSMAERAALAATRSDRSEKNCILIMMTGGASQLETFDPKPDAPAEIRGPLKAISTTVPGLQVSEAFPQLAQRTGQFSLIRSLYHDAAPIHETGHQLIQTGRVSRGSLNYPCFGSVVARQWGPRGDAPPFVVLPRLLHSLGVNTYRGQQATFLGEEFAPATTIGTKSASTEYEIEVAGESPAIQQQYGKHRFGKLLLQARQLVERGTRCVVVNLFDDLHEQLTWDCHGTGAGTAGKVYEYRDSLGPAFDKALSTLLDDLASRGLLQDTLVVATGEFGRTPQINASGGRDHWPHVWSALVAGGATPGGQVIGASDSRASSPVERPVHAAELTASIYQHLGLNPQSCLARQDDQQISLVDAAPIGELFQG; from the coding sequence GTGGGCAGCTTAAGCTTTGTCGGTCTCTCCATGGCCGAGCGGGCCGCCCTCGCAGCGACTCGCAGCGATCGCTCTGAGAAAAACTGTATCCTGATCATGATGACCGGCGGCGCCAGCCAGCTGGAAACCTTTGATCCCAAACCCGATGCACCTGCCGAGATCCGGGGACCTTTGAAAGCGATCTCCACGACAGTGCCTGGTCTGCAGGTGAGTGAAGCATTTCCGCAACTCGCACAACGTACCGGACAGTTCTCACTGATTCGATCTCTCTATCACGATGCCGCCCCAATTCATGAAACCGGTCACCAGTTAATCCAGACCGGTCGCGTCTCACGCGGTTCGTTGAACTATCCCTGCTTTGGTTCGGTTGTCGCCCGCCAGTGGGGACCGCGGGGCGATGCGCCACCGTTCGTAGTACTGCCTCGTCTGCTACACTCCCTGGGAGTCAACACCTACCGAGGCCAGCAGGCAACCTTCCTGGGCGAAGAGTTTGCTCCCGCCACCACGATTGGAACAAAGTCAGCTTCCACCGAATATGAAATCGAAGTCGCCGGCGAATCTCCAGCCATCCAGCAGCAGTACGGCAAGCATCGTTTCGGCAAGCTCTTGCTCCAGGCACGGCAACTGGTTGAGCGGGGTACACGGTGTGTCGTCGTCAATCTGTTTGACGATCTGCATGAGCAACTGACCTGGGACTGTCACGGCACCGGCGCCGGGACCGCAGGAAAAGTTTACGAATACCGCGATTCACTCGGCCCAGCTTTTGACAAAGCCCTCTCCACGCTGCTCGACGATCTGGCCTCCCGAGGTTTGCTCCAGGATACACTCGTCGTAGCCACGGGTGAGTTTGGTCGCACACCACAAATCAACGCTTCCGGCGGACGCGATCACTGGCCGCATGTCTGGTCGGCCCTCGTAGCCGGCGGTGCGACTCCCGGCGGTCAGGTAATTGGCGCCAGCGATTCGCGGGCCAGCAGTCCCGTTGAGCGGCCCGTCCATGCAGCCGAACTGACGGCGAGCATTTATCAGCATCTGGGCCTCAATCCTCAGAGCTGTCTGGCACGTCAGGACGATCAGCAGATCAGCCTGGTCGATGCAGCACCGATTGGGGAACTGTTTCAGGGCTAA